In the Catenovulum adriaticum genome, TCGCCGCACTTGGCTTCTCCACATTTACCTTCTTCATGCATTTTAGCTTTGTCTTCGCCACATTTAGCTTCACCGCACTTAGCTTCCCGATCAGATTTAGCACCACATTTAGCTTCATGTTCAGTTTTACCTTCACCAGATTTAGCTTCATGCACTAGCTGCTCATATCCAGAAGATAAAGGTTGCATTGAAAAAGGAGAAGTTTCTGCTGTTGCCACACCTGACAAAGAACCAACTACAACAGCACCTATTGCTAAATTTAATGAGGTTTGATTTGATGATTTCATAACGCGTATCCTTTTAAAAATAAATTGCTATCGCTGCTAATATGACCTTTGGTAAAAGAAAATAATTTCAATTATTTACTATTTAATTTCACATCAAAAATAAATTTAAAATAAAAACAAATACAAAAAAAGCAGCCGAAGCTGCTTTTTTAACTAAAC is a window encoding:
- a CDS encoding HvfA family oxazolone/thioamide-modified RiPP metallophore; this encodes MKSSNQTSLNLAIGAVVVGSLSGVATAETSPFSMQPLSSGYEQLVHEAKSGEGKTEHEAKCGAKSDREAKCGEAKCGEDKAKMHEEGKCGEAKCGEDKAKMHKEAKCGEGKCGEGKCGEGKCGAK